From the Planktothricoides raciborskii GIHE-MW2 genome, the window CTGCGGAAAGATAAGATGGCGTTTACGATGGATTTGCTCGGTGAGGCGGTGATTACTGAGTCCGAAGCTCAATTATATTTAAATCGCTATTTGGAATTGATGGATGAGCTTACCACCGTAGCCCAAAAGTGGTCAAAGGTGCCAGAAATTGATGAGGCAGACGGGCAACCGTTGCCGAAAGTCCAAGTGTCGGTGAAACTGACGGCTTTTTATTCCCAGTTTGACCCGGTAGACCCCCAAGGCAGTACGGTGATGGTGAGCGATCGCATTCATACTCTGTTACGTTATGCCAAAAAAGTAGGGGCAGCAGTTCACTTTGACATGGAACAGTATGAATATAAGGATATTACTCTGTCGATTCTGAAAAAACTGCTCCTAGAGGAAGAGTATCGCGATCGCACGGATATCGGCGTCACCTTGCAAGCCTATTTGCGGGATAGCTACCAGGATTTGCAAGATTTAATCGAGTGGGCGAAACAACGGGGCAACCCGATTACAGTGCGCTTGGTGAAAGGGGCATACTGGGATCAGGAAACGATTAAATCCCAGCAACACCATTGGCCGCAACCCGTTTTTAATGATAAAGCCGCCACCGATGCCAACTTTGAGCGCATGACCGAGTTGTTGATGGAAAATCACCAATATTTATATGCCGCCATTGGTAGCCATAATGTGCGATCGCAAGCCCATGCAATGGCGATCGCCGAAACCCTGAATATTCCGCGCCGACGCTTTGAAATGCAAGTCCTCTACGGCATGGGGGACAAACTGGCCAAAGCCTTAGTCCAACGAGGCTATCGGGTGCGGATGTACTGCCCTTATGGGGACTTGCTGCCAGGAATGGCCTATTTAATTCGGCGGTTATTGGAAAATACCGCCAATAGTTCTTTCCTCCGCCAAAGCCAAGAAGACCGACCGATAGAACAATTATTAGCAGCCCCCAAGGTTTCCGAAGCCCAAGCCAAAGCGGAATATCACGCTAAACAAGCATTTCCCAATGCGGCAGATACGGACTATGCGAATATCCAACTGCGGCAAAAAGCCGAACAAGCCTTAAAAACCGTCCGGCAACAACTGGGTAAGACCTATTCACCGTTGATTAATGGGGAATATGTGAATACTCTGGAAACTGTTGATTCCGTCAACCCTTCCCACTACAGCGAAGTAATTGGCAAAATCGGCATGATTTCCATTGAACAAGCGGAAAATGCCATTCGCGCTGCTAAAGCTGCCTTTCCCGCATGGCGCCAGACTCCCGTCCGGGTAAGGGCTGGGGTGTTGCGGAAAGCTGCGGAAATTATGGAACAACGCCGCCATGAGTTAGTGGCTTGGATGGTATTGGAAGCGGGCAAAACTTTACGGCAAGCAGACCCAGAAGTTTCTGAGGCGATCGACTTTTGCCGCTACTATGCGGACGAAATGGAACGGCTGGCAGCCGGTTATAACTATGATATTCCTGGGGAAACTAACCGCTATCATTATCAACCTCGTGGCATTTCCGTGGTGATTTCTCCCTGGAATTTCCCCCTGGCAATTCCTGTAGGCATGACCGTGGCTTCTTTGGTGGCGGGAAATTGTACCCTATTAAAACCGGCAGCGGTCACCAGTGTGATTGCGGCCAAAATTACGGAAATCTTGGTAGAAGCGGGCATTCCGGCTGGGGTGTTCCAATTTGTGCCGGGGAAAGGTTCCACGGTGGGGACTTATATGGTGAAACATCCGCAAGTCCATACGATTATCTTTACGGGTTCCCAGGAAGTAGGCAGCCAAATTTATGGGTCAGCGGCCATTTTGGAACCGGGGCAAAAGCACCTGAAACGGGTGATTGCGGAAATGGGCGGCAAAAATGCGGTGATTGTGGATGAAAGCGCCGATTTGGATCAAGCGGTTGCCGGGGTGGTGGCCTCAGCTTTTGGTTACAGCGGACAAAAATGTTCCGCTTGTTCGCGGGCGATCGTGCTGGAACCTGTGTATGATGCCTTTGTGCATCGCTTGGTGGAAGCGACGCGATCGCTGAATATTGGGCCTGGGGAAGTTCCCAGTACCCAAGTCGGGCCGGTGATTGATGCCAATGCCCAAGCCCGCATTCGCGAATATATCGAACAAGGCAAACGGGAAGCCACTTTAGCGTTGGAAATGCCCAGCCCAGAAAACGGCTATTTTGTCGGCCCGGTGATTTTCACTGACGTGAAACCTGATGCGGTCATTGCCCAAGAAGAAATCTTCGGCCCAGTGTTAGCGGTCATGCGGGCAAAAGATTTCTCCGAAGCCTTAGATATGGCGAATGGGACAAATTACGCTTTAACTGGGGGGCTATATTCCCGGACTCCTTCCCATATCGACCGGGCAAAAGCCGAGTTTGAAGTGGGAAACTTGTATATTAATCGGGGAATTACCGGGGCGATCGTCTCTCGTCAACCCTTTGGTGGCTTTAAGTTGTCCGGGGTAGGATCCAAAGCCGGTGGCCCAGATTACTTGCTGCAATTCCTAGAAGCGCGCAGCATCACGGAAAATATTCAACGTCAAGGGTTTGCCCCCATTGAAGGAGTGGAATAGAACTTCCTCGTTTGTTGAAAAGTTGTTCGTTGTTTGTTATTCGTTATTTGTTGTTCGTTATTCGGTTGACATCCCCAAAAATAACCAATAACCAATAATTAATACCGAATTAAATCCCATCCGCTAACTGTAACCTCAAGTAGGATGGGCATTGCCCATCCTACTTCTAAACTTATTTTTTATTGGTTATTGGTTATTGGTAAGGCAAAACATAACAAACAACCAACAACCAAAACCCCCCCAACCCCCCCTTAGACCGCCATCGGGCTAGGGGGGAGCAACAACCAAGAACCAACAACCAACAATAAATAACAAATGAAGTGGATTATTCAGATTAAATCTACCAAAAGATATCTGCCGATCGCCATCACCATTGTCATGGGTTCGGTGTTCTCTGTGTTGGGTTTTTTGACGATCGGAAATTTAGAAAAAGCCACAAAGCAAGAGGAATTTGAACGATTAGCGAGTTTGCACACGATCGCGATCGAGCAGCAACTTAATCAAAGTCTAGATTTAATATTATCTCTTCAAAGTTTTTATCATGCATCGGATAATGTAAACAGACAGGAATTTCAGCGATTTGTGGAGCCGTTTATTGAGCGTTATCCCAGTATTCAATCCATCGAATGGATCCCGAAAGTTACCGCCCCACAAAGGCTGGCCTTTGAGCAAACAGCCAGGGCGGAGGGTTATGCTAAATTTGAAATCTGGGAACAAGTGGGACTGGGAGAAAAATTCCGGGCGGGCGATCGCCTGGAATATTACCCAGTGTATTATCTGCAACCTTACGCCAGAAATGAGGCTTCTTTCGGGTTTGATGTGGCTTCTGATCCGATTCGACAGACTGCTTTAAATCAAGCCAGAGATACGGGAAAAATGGTAGCAACTCCAGGGATTAAACTGCTTCAAGAAACTAGGGATAACCTGGGTTTTTTGATTTTTAAAGCTGTTTACGATCAAAATATTTTGCTCAATTCTTTAGAAAATCGCCGCAATGCATTAAAAGGATATGTCGCGGCAGTGTTTAGCGTTGGCAGGGCGATCGAAAATGCTTTAGCCAATTTTCCGGAAAAGTCTCAAATAATTGAGGTATATCTTTTAGATGAATCAACCAAAGAAACCCCACAATTTTTATATATTGATTTCAGCATAAATTCCGAAAATTATCAACAGGAAAAAAACATAATCAAACAGATTTCATCTAACCAAGTTAACGATAAATTTAAATTTAGCAAAGTGCTTCCCATCGCCGGAAGAACATGGCGACTGGTTTTAGTGGCGAAATCTGCGTATATTTTCAGTGAAAATTATTGGCTGGCATGGGGCATTTTGGCAACGGGTTTTCTATTTACTTGGTTGTTATCTTTGTATTTTTGGAATAATATTAAACGAACGGTAAAAATTGAAGATTTGGTTGAAGAAAGAACCCAAGAAATATCGCGCCGGAATCAAGAACTAAAAAAAGAAGTTGGCGATCGCATTTTAGCAGAAGAAACCTTACGGCACAGTGAAGCCATCATTCGCGAACTGTATCAATTCACCGCTGCAAAAGAAGGAACTATAGAGCAAAAATTAGAGGAATTATTGAAGATGGGCTGCGGTTGGTTTAATATGGAAATTGGCATTTTGGCTCGGATAAAACTGGCGAAAAGTAAACTAGATTACCAAGAGTATGAAGTAATCGCCGTACACGATCCCAATCGGCTAATTCACAGGGGAACTACTTTTGATTTAAATCATACTTATTGCAGAGAAACGATTAAAGCTTCCGAATCAGTTTATATTAAATCCAATGGCAATGATTGGTTTAGAAATCCTGCTTTTGCCGCTTCTTACCAAGTCCCCGTACAATCTTATTTCGGGGCGCAAGTAATCGTCGGGGGAAGTGTTTATGGCACTTTGAGTTTTTCCAGTACCCAAATAGATTCTAACCAAGTAGCTTGTACCGAAGTAGCTTGTACCCAAGGAGATTCTAACCAAGTAGCTTGTACCCAACTATCTTGTACCGAAGTATCTTGTACCGAAGTAGATTCTGCCCCAAATAATGACGGTGCTTCTGCATCGGTGAATCACGAACTGTTAAAATTAATGACCCAATGGGTTGGTACGGCACTAGAAAGCAAATTTGCCGCCGCAGAATTAGAAAAAGCCCGGGACAAAGCGTTGGAAGCAACTCGCGCTAAAAGTGAATTTTTGGCCACCATGAGCCATGAAATTAGAACTCCCATGAATGGGGTAATTGGCATGACCAGTTTATTGCTGGATACCCCTTTGAGTGAGCAACAAAAAGACTGGGTAGAAACCATTAGAATTAGCGGCGATTCTTTGTTAACAATTATTAATGATATTCTAGATTTTAGTAAAATAGAATCGGGTAAACTAGATTTAGAGTTTCATCCTTTTGATTTAAGAAATTGTATAGAAGATGCGCTCAAATTATTGAGTACATCAGCGATCAAAAAAGGACTAGAATTGACTTGTCATATAGATCCTAAATGTCCTTATTCAATTCTAGGAGAATCCACGCGGATTCGGCAAATTTTAGTCAACTTGATTGGCAATGGGATTAAGTTTACCGAGAAAGGGGAAATTTTAGTCAGTGTCACCAGCAAAAAATTAGAACGCCGACCAGATGAAACTGATAAAAACCAAGCCAGAAAATATGAAATCGAATTTTCGGTGAAAGATACCGGCATTGGCATTCCTCCAGATAAAATGGAACGGTTGTTTCAACCGTTTAGTCAAGTGGATGCTTCTACCACGCGCAAATATGGCGGTACTGGCTTAGGTTTAGTGATTTGTAAGCGCTTAAGTGAAATGATGGGGGGGACGATGTGGGTGCAAACCCAAATGGGGCAAGGATCGACTTTTTATTTTAAAATTGTGGCTGAGGAAAGTGAGGCGATCGCCCCAGCTTATCTGCAAGATGAACATCCCCAATTAGATGGGAAACGAGTGCTAATTGTGGATGATAATCCCACCAATCGTAAAGTTTTATCTTTGCAGATAGAATCTTGGAAAATGGAAGCATTCACGGTGATTTCCGGCATCCAGGCGATCGGCTGGTTAACCCAAGAACAACATTTTGATTTAGCCATTTTGGATATGCAAATGCCCGAAATGGATGGGTTAACTCTGGCCAAAAAAATTCGCCAATTACCCAATTACCAAAACTTACCGCTGATTATCTTAACCTCCCTAGCGATGTCAGAAATTGAGGATTTTAACGCGGAGGAGTTGAATTTAGCGGCTTTTTTGTACAAGCCAATTAAACAATCGCATCTTTATCATGTGCTGCTGAAAATTTTTGGCGCCCAACCACAAGTGGCGGTCGATCGCTTAATGGCACCACCGCTGATTGATACCACCCTGGGGCAAAAAAATCCGTTAAGAATTTTGTTAGCAGAAGATAACGTTGTTAACCAAAAAGTTGCCGTCAATCTTTTAGCCCGTCTGGGCTATCGGGCTGATGTGGTCGCCAATGGATTGGAAGTCTTGGAAGCCTTGCACCGTCAGCATTATGATGTGATTTTGATGGATATGCAAATGCCGGAAATGGATGGATTAGAAGCCACAGCGAAAATTTATCAAGATTGGAATCATTCACAAGTTCCATATATTATTGCATTGACCGCTAATGCGATGATAGAAGACCGTCAGAAGTGTTTTGATGTTGGGATGCACGACTATGTGAGCAAGCCAATTCGTCTAGAAGAACTCAGTCAAGCACTGCGAAAATGCTCACCGCAAAAGTCAGAAGAAACATCAGAAGAAACAACGGAGACGATCGCTTTATCAAAAGCATTGACTAAAACCATAGGAAAAAACCAAGCAATGAATGATAATTATGAAGTTAAGCGCAACTCTGCCCAAAGTTCTTTAGAGCAGCCCTTAGCTCTCGATCGCGCGGTTCTGCACGCTTTAGGCGATCCTAGCGATCCAGAGTCAGCCGAATTTATGATCGATTTGATTGATAGTTACTTAGAAGATGCGCCCTCGCTGCTGACGGAAATCTCTGCTGCCGTCACCGACAACGATCTAGACAGTCTAGAACATAATGCCCATACCCTAAAATCTATCTGTTTTAGTCTGGGAGCAATGCCTCTCGGTGACATTTGCAAGAAATTGGAATCCCAGGCTCGATCGGGAAAAGACAAAAGCCAACCTTTAACCCCTGAAGTCCCTGATATGGTCAGTAAGCTTTGGACTGAGTATGAACGGGTAAAGATAGCCTTAGCATCGGAACGACAGAACTATCTATGATAATTGCTCCTGAGGTAATTACTCCTGAGTGATTGCGATAACTCTGGCAGGATATGCGAAACTAATAAGGCAATTTTAGTCAGGCTGTGCTGAGTCGTGCCGGAGAGAAATGCTGCGGTCAAATGCCCAGGACAGCTTGCGAGGATTTCAACCCAGGTTGAATTGTGATGGACTCGAACACTGCCAAAATTTTAGACGGAAAAGCTCTCGCCCAAAAAATTCAGGGTGATTTGCGATCGCGCATTGACAGCCGCCCCCCAAATACCCGCCCCCCTGGTCTAGCGGTATTGATGGTGGGGGATAACCCCGCAAGTGCGGCTTATGTGAAAAATAAAGAAACAGCTTGTGCCAAGGTGGGAATAGCTTCGTTTGGGCGTCATTTTCCCGAAGATGTTTCTTTGGCTACACTCCAAGGAGCGATCGCGGAATTAAATCAAGACGATCGGGTAGACGGAATTTTGCTACAACTGCCGGTGCCCGGTCATCTCGACTCTGTAACCTTACTCAACCAAATCGATCCCGATAAAGATGTGGATGGATTACATCCCACCAATATGGGCCGCTTGATGCGCGGAGAACCGGGTTTACGCAGTTGCACTCCCGCTGGGGTGATGCGGATACTGCAAGAATATAATGTTGACCCCAAAGGCAAACAAGCGGTGGTGATTGGTCGCAGTATCCTGGTAGGCAAACCGATCGCCCTGATGCTTTTAGAAGCCAATGCCACTGTCACCATTGCCCATTCCAGAACCGCAGATTTAGGGGCTACGGCTCGCACGGCAGATATATTAGTGGTGGCGATCGGACGAGCGGAAATGATTACCGGAGACATGATCAAACCCGGTGCAGTGGTCATTGACGTAGGCATTAACCGCGTCACCAATGAAGCCGGAAAATCCCGTCTGACTGGGGATGTTCACTTTGAATCCGCCCAAGAAGTAGCCCAACTCATCACCCCCGTTCCCGGTGGTGTTGGCCCAATGACCGTAGCCATGCTGTTAGAAAATACCGTTTGGAGCTACAGTCAGCGAATGGGATTTAAGATTTAATTAGTTATTTGTTGTTAGTTGTTTGTTGTTTGTTGTTGGTTATTTGTTGGTTGTTATTAGTTGTTTGTTGTTTGTTATTGGTGGAAATGTCAGCCGAAAAACACAATTAACCAACAACAATCAACAATCAACAAACAACAACAAACAACCAACAACCAACCAACAACCAACAACCAACAACCAACAACCAACAACCAACAAAAAGAAAACATGATCGCAGAAACCGAAAAATTATCAACCAATTCGACTAATGTAGAATTTGATTTATCTGCCTATTTAAAAGAACGGCAAAAGCTAGTTGAAGCGGCTTTAGATGCTTCGATTAAAGTCGAATATCCCGAAAAAATTTATGAATCTATGCGCTATTCCCTCATGGCTGGGGGCAAGCGTTTACGACCTATTTTATGTTTAGCCAGTTGTGAACTGGTGGGGGGAACTATTGACATGGCCATGCCCACCGCTTGCGCCTTAGAAATGGTTCACACCATGTCCTTAATTCACGACGATTTACCGGCAATGGATAATGATGATTACCGCCGTGGCAAGCTGACCAATCATAAAGTTTATGGGGAAAATATTGCCATTTTAGCCGGAGATGGCTTGTTGACCTTAGCCTTTGAATTTGTCGCCAGTCAAACCCAAAATGTCCCAGCGGAACGAGTATTAAAGGTGATTACTCAGTTGGGGCGGGCTTTTGGCGCTGCTGGACTGGTGGGCGGTCAAGTGGTGGATATCGAGTCTGAGGGCAAACCAG encodes:
- a CDS encoding CHASE domain-containing protein, coding for MKWIIQIKSTKRYLPIAITIVMGSVFSVLGFLTIGNLEKATKQEEFERLASLHTIAIEQQLNQSLDLILSLQSFYHASDNVNRQEFQRFVEPFIERYPSIQSIEWIPKVTAPQRLAFEQTARAEGYAKFEIWEQVGLGEKFRAGDRLEYYPVYYLQPYARNEASFGFDVASDPIRQTALNQARDTGKMVATPGIKLLQETRDNLGFLIFKAVYDQNILLNSLENRRNALKGYVAAVFSVGRAIENALANFPEKSQIIEVYLLDESTKETPQFLYIDFSINSENYQQEKNIIKQISSNQVNDKFKFSKVLPIAGRTWRLVLVAKSAYIFSENYWLAWGILATGFLFTWLLSLYFWNNIKRTVKIEDLVEERTQEISRRNQELKKEVGDRILAEETLRHSEAIIRELYQFTAAKEGTIEQKLEELLKMGCGWFNMEIGILARIKLAKSKLDYQEYEVIAVHDPNRLIHRGTTFDLNHTYCRETIKASESVYIKSNGNDWFRNPAFAASYQVPVQSYFGAQVIVGGSVYGTLSFSSTQIDSNQVACTEVACTQGDSNQVACTQLSCTEVSCTEVDSAPNNDGASASVNHELLKLMTQWVGTALESKFAAAELEKARDKALEATRAKSEFLATMSHEIRTPMNGVIGMTSLLLDTPLSEQQKDWVETIRISGDSLLTIINDILDFSKIESGKLDLEFHPFDLRNCIEDALKLLSTSAIKKGLELTCHIDPKCPYSILGESTRIRQILVNLIGNGIKFTEKGEILVSVTSKKLERRPDETDKNQARKYEIEFSVKDTGIGIPPDKMERLFQPFSQVDASTTRKYGGTGLGLVICKRLSEMMGGTMWVQTQMGQGSTFYFKIVAEESEAIAPAYLQDEHPQLDGKRVLIVDDNPTNRKVLSLQIESWKMEAFTVISGIQAIGWLTQEQHFDLAILDMQMPEMDGLTLAKKIRQLPNYQNLPLIILTSLAMSEIEDFNAEELNLAAFLYKPIKQSHLYHVLLKIFGAQPQVAVDRLMAPPLIDTTLGQKNPLRILLAEDNVVNQKVAVNLLARLGYRADVVANGLEVLEALHRQHYDVILMDMQMPEMDGLEATAKIYQDWNHSQVPYIIALTANAMIEDRQKCFDVGMHDYVSKPIRLEELSQALRKCSPQKSEETSEETTETIALSKALTKTIGKNQAMNDNYEVKRNSAQSSLEQPLALDRAVLHALGDPSDPESAEFMIDLIDSYLEDAPSLLTEISAAVTDNDLDSLEHNAHTLKSICFSLGAMPLGDICKKLESQARSGKDKSQPLTPEVPDMVSKLWTEYERVKIALASERQNYL
- the pruA gene encoding L-glutamate gamma-semialdehyde dehydrogenase, encoding MVLALSKNHTTYETKTQAIAKELLAATQEKRSFLAQLQDQMRWDDKLLDWTMSNPGLRVQLFRFIDCLPALRSQPEIARHLQEYLTTEEVELPDALKKLLSFTGTDSPAGKIAATTVATAVKTLAQKYISGENIKQSIKTIERLRKDKMAFTMDLLGEAVITESEAQLYLNRYLELMDELTTVAQKWSKVPEIDEADGQPLPKVQVSVKLTAFYSQFDPVDPQGSTVMVSDRIHTLLRYAKKVGAAVHFDMEQYEYKDITLSILKKLLLEEEYRDRTDIGVTLQAYLRDSYQDLQDLIEWAKQRGNPITVRLVKGAYWDQETIKSQQHHWPQPVFNDKAATDANFERMTELLMENHQYLYAAIGSHNVRSQAHAMAIAETLNIPRRRFEMQVLYGMGDKLAKALVQRGYRVRMYCPYGDLLPGMAYLIRRLLENTANSSFLRQSQEDRPIEQLLAAPKVSEAQAKAEYHAKQAFPNAADTDYANIQLRQKAEQALKTVRQQLGKTYSPLINGEYVNTLETVDSVNPSHYSEVIGKIGMISIEQAENAIRAAKAAFPAWRQTPVRVRAGVLRKAAEIMEQRRHELVAWMVLEAGKTLRQADPEVSEAIDFCRYYADEMERLAAGYNYDIPGETNRYHYQPRGISVVISPWNFPLAIPVGMTVASLVAGNCTLLKPAAVTSVIAAKITEILVEAGIPAGVFQFVPGKGSTVGTYMVKHPQVHTIIFTGSQEVGSQIYGSAAILEPGQKHLKRVIAEMGGKNAVIVDESADLDQAVAGVVASAFGYSGQKCSACSRAIVLEPVYDAFVHRLVEATRSLNIGPGEVPSTQVGPVIDANAQARIREYIEQGKREATLALEMPSPENGYFVGPVIFTDVKPDAVIAQEEIFGPVLAVMRAKDFSEALDMANGTNYALTGGLYSRTPSHIDRAKAEFEVGNLYINRGITGAIVSRQPFGGFKLSGVGSKAGGPDYLLQFLEARSITENIQRQGFAPIEGVE
- the folD gene encoding bifunctional methylenetetrahydrofolate dehydrogenase/methenyltetrahydrofolate cyclohydrolase FolD encodes the protein MDSNTAKILDGKALAQKIQGDLRSRIDSRPPNTRPPGLAVLMVGDNPASAAYVKNKETACAKVGIASFGRHFPEDVSLATLQGAIAELNQDDRVDGILLQLPVPGHLDSVTLLNQIDPDKDVDGLHPTNMGRLMRGEPGLRSCTPAGVMRILQEYNVDPKGKQAVVIGRSILVGKPIALMLLEANATVTIAHSRTADLGATARTADILVVAIGRAEMITGDMIKPGAVVIDVGINRVTNEAGKSRLTGDVHFESAQEVAQLITPVPGGVGPMTVAMLLENTVWSYSQRMGFKI
- the crtE gene encoding geranylgeranyl diphosphate synthase CrtE — translated: MIAETEKLSTNSTNVEFDLSAYLKERQKLVEAALDASIKVEYPEKIYESMRYSLMAGGKRLRPILCLASCELVGGTIDMAMPTACALEMVHTMSLIHDDLPAMDNDDYRRGKLTNHKVYGENIAILAGDGLLTLAFEFVASQTQNVPAERVLKVITQLGRAFGAAGLVGGQVVDIESEGKPDVSLETLHFIHTHKTGALLEACVLCGAILGGASEETLQRLSRYAQNIGLAFQIIDDILDITQTQEQLGKSAGKDLAAQKATYPSFLGLEESERQAIQLVAEAKAQLAPFGQQGMPLCAIADFITSRTY